In Choloepus didactylus isolate mChoDid1 chromosome X, mChoDid1.pri, whole genome shotgun sequence, a genomic segment contains:
- the LOC119523009 gene encoding FUN14 domain-containing protein 2-like gives MKTSPPRAGSNLMVAPMGRLVVGFHAEPVRVSSRDELTEMAASSQGNFEGNFDSLDLAELAKKQPWWCKLFGQESGPSAEKYSVATQLLVGGITGWCTGFIFQKVGKLAATAVGGGFFLLQLANHTGYIKVDWQRVEKDMKKAKEQLKIHKSNQIPTEVRSKAEEVVSFVKKNVLVTGGCFGGFLLGMAS, from the coding sequence ATGAAAACATCTCCTCCACGTGCCGGAAGCAACCTGATGGTGGCGCCTATGGGGCGCCTTGTCGTAGGCTTCCACGCCGAGCCTGTGAGGGTGTCCTCTCGAGACGAGCTCACTGAAATGGCCGCGTCCAGTCAAGGAAACTTTGAGGGAAATTTTGACTCACTGGACCTTGCAGAATTAGCTAAGAAGCAGCCATGGTGGTGCAAGCTCTTTGGGCAGGAATCTGGGCCCTCTGCCGAAAAGTATAGCGTGGCAACCCAGCTGTTAGTTGGAGGCATTACTGGATGGTGCACAGGTTTCATATTCCAGAAAGTTGGAAAGTTGGCTGCAACAGCTGTGGGAGGTGGATTTTTTCTCCTTCAGCTTGCAAACCATACTGGGTACATCAAAGTTGACTGGCAGCGAGTagagaaggacatgaagaaagcCAAGGAGCAGCTGAAAATCCATAAGAGCAACCAGATACCTACTGAAGTCAGAAGCAAAGCTGAGGAGGTGGTATCATTTGTGAAGAAAAATGTTCTCGTGACAGGGGGATGTTTTGGAGGCTTTCTGCTTGGCATGGCATCCTAA